A genomic window from Campylobacter concisus includes:
- a CDS encoding glycosyltransferase family 2 protein, whose protein sequence is MLSVVILTFNSQKYLQEVLESTNFADEVIVVDSGSKDSTRQICDGFSNVRFHEQTWLGFGTQKQKGVDLSKNEWIFVLDSDEVITDELKNEIIDTLKEPKFMAYNVARLNFFFGKSIKNMGLYPDYTVRLFNKNFAKFDGRAVHEKVVLNDGSQKLGALKNHFLHYAYESIEQFIAKQNRYSSMGAKKNLFKALTSPAWTFFKLYVLKGGFKEGFTGYVIARLYAQYTFWKYIK, encoded by the coding sequence ATGCTAAGTGTCGTCATCTTAACTTTCAACAGCCAAAAATATCTACAAGAAGTGCTAGAAAGTACAAATTTTGCTGATGAGGTCATCGTGGTTGACAGCGGCTCAAAAGATAGCACAAGGCAAATTTGTGATGGCTTTAGCAACGTGAGATTTCACGAGCAAACTTGGCTGGGATTTGGCACGCAAAAGCAAAAGGGCGTGGATCTATCTAAAAATGAGTGGATCTTTGTGCTTGACAGCGACGAGGTGATCACGGATGAACTTAAAAACGAGATCATAGATACACTAAAAGAGCCAAAATTTATGGCTTACAACGTAGCTAGGCTAAATTTTTTCTTTGGCAAATCGATCAAAAATATGGGGCTCTATCCAGACTACACAGTGAGGCTTTTTAACAAAAATTTTGCCAAATTTGATGGCAGAGCTGTGCATGAAAAGGTCGTTTTAAATGACGGCTCGCAAAAGCTTGGAGCACTTAAAAATCACTTCTTACACTACGCATATGAGAGCATCGAGCAGTTTATAGCTAAACAAAATCGCTACTCAAGCATGGGCGCAAAAAAGAATTTATTTAAAGCTCTAACAAGCCCAGCGTGGACATTTTTTAAGCTTTATGTGCTAAAAGGCGGCTTTAAAGAGGGCTTTACTGGCTACGTCATAGCCAGACTTTACGCTCAGTACACATTTTGGAAATACATAAAATGA
- a CDS encoding polysaccharide deacetylase family protein: MSVTVLMYHHVLKKSGFIASSVDEFRDQMKFLAQNGYKSLSSAEFVAYKKGELSVPKKSVFITFDDGWKDNFIYAYPIIKEFNLKATIFLVAGWIEQASRKSGEFIELDHNEYKNAAPTRPEDVFLNYEEITKMKECFDFHSHTYTHFDDYFGICEMKENFTKCKEFMYKNFGFDDKLLCWPRGKFNDEIKNVAKSIGYEVFFTTKRGINKPDGVLDDIRRIAVKKDASWLKKTLFIYQNDFLGSIYSTLKS, from the coding sequence ATGAGCGTAACAGTTTTAATGTATCATCATGTGCTTAAAAAAAGTGGGTTTATTGCAAGTAGCGTAGATGAGTTTAGAGATCAGATGAAATTTTTGGCTCAAAATGGCTACAAATCGCTAAGCTCTGCTGAGTTTGTGGCATATAAAAAAGGTGAGCTTAGCGTGCCTAAAAAGAGTGTCTTTATCACATTTGATGATGGCTGGAAGGATAATTTTATCTACGCATATCCTATTATCAAGGAATTTAATCTTAAAGCGACTATTTTTCTAGTTGCTGGCTGGATAGAGCAGGCGAGTAGAAAAAGTGGCGAGTTTATAGAGCTAGATCATAACGAATACAAAAATGCTGCACCAACTAGACCTGAAGATGTCTTTTTAAACTACGAAGAAATAACAAAGATGAAAGAGTGCTTCGACTTTCACTCGCATACTTACACACATTTTGATGATTATTTTGGTATTTGTGAAATGAAAGAAAATTTTACAAAGTGCAAAGAATTTATGTATAAAAATTTTGGCTTTGATGACAAGCTACTTTGCTGGCCAAGAGGTAAATTTAATGATGAGATAAAAAATGTGGCAAAAAGCATTGGCTATGAGGTTTTTTTCACAACAAAGCGTGGGATAAATAAACCTGATGGTGTGCTTGATGACATAAGGCGTATAGCTGTAAAAAAAGATGCAAGTTGGCTAAAAAAGACACTATTTATCTATCAAAATGACTTTTTGGGCTCAATATATTCAACACTAAAATCTTAG
- a CDS encoding lipid A biosynthesis lauroyl acyltransferase, with product MDRLYLAGFYTLKFFIFLLPSSLRDLLAKFLAFSYMKLNKKRLHVVMTNLTLAFGESKTKEEKLEITKKCYYNFAKYLGINFILNQNTTKQKVLEKVSFKNEHNLLEALKLDRPIIVTTAHFGQWELFSLAMAARFGAVSVLGRRLDSSVMDKILRANRSQFNVELINKDGGAKDILKALKARRIVGILVDQNTAPKDGIKVKFFDKDVLHTPAASVLAQKTNALIINAFIYQKDENISEICFSPAIDINKFDKEEAVRKVTQMQCSACEEMVRARPEEYFWFHQRFKRFYENEYKC from the coding sequence ATGGATAGGCTCTATCTGGCTGGCTTTTATACTTTAAAATTTTTTATATTTTTACTACCTAGCTCACTTAGAGATTTGCTCGCTAAATTTTTAGCTTTTTCGTATATGAAGCTTAATAAAAAGCGACTTCACGTCGTTATGACAAATTTAACTCTTGCATTTGGTGAGTCAAAAACCAAGGAAGAGAAGCTAGAGATCACTAAAAAATGTTACTACAACTTTGCAAAATATCTTGGTATAAATTTTATCCTCAATCAAAACACGACAAAGCAAAAAGTGCTTGAAAAAGTTAGTTTTAAAAATGAGCATAATCTGCTTGAAGCGCTTAAGCTTGATCGTCCGATTATCGTGACGACCGCGCATTTTGGGCAGTGGGAGCTTTTTAGCTTAGCAATGGCTGCTCGTTTTGGTGCAGTCTCAGTACTTGGCAGAAGGCTTGATAGTAGCGTCATGGATAAAATTTTAAGAGCCAACAGATCACAGTTTAACGTGGAGCTCATCAACAAAGATGGCGGCGCAAAAGATATTTTAAAAGCGCTAAAAGCTAGGCGAATAGTGGGAATTTTAGTCGATCAAAATACCGCTCCAAAAGATGGCATAAAGGTGAAATTTTTTGACAAAGATGTGCTTCACACGCCAGCTGCGAGCGTACTAGCTCAAAAAACAAATGCCCTAATAATTAATGCATTTATTTATCAAAAAGATGAAAATATAAGCGAAATTTGCTTTTCGCCAGCCATTGATATAAATAAATTTGACAAAGAAGAGGCGGTACGAAAAGTAACGCAAATGCAGTGTAGCGCGTGCGAAGAGATGGTTAGAGCAAGGCCTGAGGAGTACTTTTGGTTTCACCAAAGGTTTAAGAGATTTTACGAAAATGAGTATAAATGCTAA
- a CDS encoding 3'-5' exonuclease: MAKSYICVFDCETIPDANLIRKIYGIDGSDEDVSMQAMVLQKEASGSEFLPVMFHRVVAISAVMADEYGKFLKVSTMEGKDEREIIAKFLKFINDYNPRLVSFNGRGFDLPMLMVRAMRYNLNAAAYYESENKELNKNKWENYRARYSPKFHLDLLDFISDFGSVRGLKLDTLCASLNLPGKYDVHGDQVLELYYAGELDKINEYCESDVLNTYWLFLKFELLQANILQDDYINHLNVMSEFLAKNCAHRGYTEVFCTAISDELARLNGKLDYEIKIQKEDDEEFDDFSDLDGVKDTPEQLNERLVRQGLDGLLKKASEVASAAKKDKSFAEEKLPEINLEEE; this comes from the coding sequence ATGGCGAAAAGTTACATCTGTGTCTTTGACTGCGAAACGATACCTGATGCAAATTTGATAAGAAAAATTTATGGCATTGATGGGAGCGATGAAGATGTGAGCATGCAAGCGATGGTGCTGCAAAAAGAGGCCAGCGGGAGTGAGTTTTTACCTGTGATGTTTCATAGAGTTGTGGCGATCTCTGCAGTAATGGCCGATGAATACGGCAAATTTTTAAAAGTTAGCACGATGGAGGGTAAGGACGAGCGCGAGATCATCGCTAAATTTTTAAAATTTATAAATGATTATAACCCAAGGCTTGTTAGCTTTAATGGCCGTGGCTTTGACCTACCGATGCTAATGGTACGTGCGATGCGCTACAACCTAAATGCGGCAGCGTATTACGAGAGCGAAAACAAAGAGCTAAATAAAAATAAATGGGAAAACTATAGAGCCAGATATTCGCCTAAATTTCACCTTGATCTGCTTGATTTTATAAGCGATTTTGGAAGCGTAAGAGGGCTAAAGCTTGATACGCTTTGCGCTAGCTTAAATTTACCTGGCAAGTACGATGTGCACGGCGATCAAGTGCTTGAACTCTACTACGCGGGCGAGCTTGATAAGATAAACGAGTACTGCGAAAGCGACGTGCTTAACACCTACTGGCTCTTTTTAAAATTTGAACTTTTACAGGCAAATATCTTACAAGATGACTATATAAATCACCTAAACGTGATGAGTGAATTTCTAGCCAAAAACTGCGCTCACAGAGGATACACTGAGGTCTTTTGCACTGCGATAAGCGACGAGCTAGCTAGACTTAATGGCAAGCTTGATTACGAGATAAAGATCCAAAAAGAAGACGATGAAGAATTTGACGATTTTAGCGATCTTGATGGTGTGAAAGATACACCAGAGCAGCTAAATGAGCGTTTGGTAAGACAAGGGCTTGATGGGCTTTTAAAAAAAGCTAGCGAGGTTGCGTCAGCTGCCAAAAAAGATAAGAGTTTTGCCGAAGAGAAACTACCTGAAATAAATTTGGAGGAAGAATAG
- a CDS encoding glycosyltransferase family 25 protein, producing MNNPIYVISLKRDEERRQNLQRQFKRYDEFKIIDAVDAKNFSVNEYYSAMIDCLLKSCNEDYKFKIPPLIATPGELACTMSHIKAYEDFLQGNAEFTLILEDDVIGNDELINEAFLLCKDISSDSILICGVQDGLNSRFRAFGKKIKENLYLISPYSYASIYRTAAYILTRKSAKALLDFYKDGLYGADKWEAILKNTDLKMYFSNIFSHPEELNSSSLEIQRKQKEKINSLFKRCNKNFSYKISRFYEKHIAKNERIFTK from the coding sequence ATGAATAATCCCATCTATGTAATATCATTAAAAAGAGATGAAGAGCGAAGGCAAAATTTACAAAGACAATTTAAAAGATATGATGAATTTAAAATAATAGATGCAGTTGATGCTAAAAATTTTAGCGTCAATGAGTATTACAGCGCCATGATAGATTGCTTGTTAAAATCTTGCAATGAAGATTATAAATTTAAGATACCGCCATTAATTGCGACACCAGGTGAGCTAGCATGCACAATGTCACACATAAAAGCTTATGAGGATTTTTTACAAGGCAACGCGGAATTTACTTTAATATTAGAGGATGATGTTATTGGAAATGACGAGTTAATAAATGAGGCCTTTTTGCTATGCAAAGATATAAGTAGTGATAGCATTTTGATATGCGGTGTACAAGATGGATTAAATAGTAGATTTCGTGCTTTTGGCAAAAAAATAAAAGAAAATTTATATCTTATCTCACCATACTCATACGCTAGTATATATAGAACGGCTGCTTACATTCTAACAAGAAAGAGTGCAAAAGCTCTGCTTGATTTTTACAAAGATGGCCTTTACGGAGCCGATAAATGGGAAGCGATCCTAAAAAATACTGATCTAAAAATGTATTTTAGCAATATCTTTTCTCATCCAGAGGAGCTAAATAGCTCTAGCTTGGAAATCCAAAGAAAGCAAAAAGAGAAGATAAATTCTCTTTTTAAAAGATGTAATAAAAATTTCTCATACAAAATTTCAAGATTTTATGAAAAACATATAGCTAAAAATGAGAGAATTTTTACAAAGTAA
- a CDS encoding glycosyltransferase family 2 protein, protein MPDVKISFVVPVFNKKEHIRDCLNSLISQDMDDIEIIVINDGSTDNTLEILEEYKDKIILKTKSNAGVSAARNDGILLASGKYTICVDADDYVEKDYASCVYDISEKFDADIVITDMCKVYGHKKLLLKDFETKEDGVIDKNEYLKRLLASRHNKVLHNAANKAIRTKILKENLFPVGITQAEDFHAIVRNVIASKTLVKLNKAFYYYKIGDNNTAGFEKLKAVMDHKFVYDDIISILKNKNLALEMVPDLEFRKIKSVYMPAISARPNLKNSSYVKALDLFYEDIDIIINSSGFSKLRLKQRILLKVLKNIKSYENVSKILKIFNTINGFLSNKKMKEFKE, encoded by the coding sequence ATGCCTGATGTGAAAATAAGCTTTGTAGTGCCTGTTTTTAACAAAAAAGAGCACATTAGGGATTGTTTAAATTCGCTTATATCTCAAGACATGGATGATATTGAGATTATAGTTATTAATGATGGAAGTACTGACAATACGCTAGAAATATTAGAAGAATATAAAGATAAAATAATATTAAAAACAAAGAGCAATGCTGGTGTCAGTGCTGCCAGAAATGACGGTATATTACTAGCTAGTGGGAAATATACTATCTGCGTAGATGCTGATGACTATGTGGAAAAAGATTATGCTTCATGCGTTTATGATATCTCAGAAAAATTTGATGCCGACATAGTGATAACAGATATGTGTAAGGTCTATGGTCATAAAAAGCTCCTTTTAAAGGATTTTGAGACAAAAGAGGATGGCGTAATCGATAAAAACGAGTATTTAAAAAGGCTTTTGGCCTCAAGGCACAACAAAGTCTTGCATAATGCGGCAAACAAGGCGATTAGGACTAAAATTTTAAAAGAAAATTTATTTCCAGTTGGGATCACGCAAGCTGAAGATTTTCACGCTATAGTGAGAAATGTTATCGCTTCAAAAACTCTTGTAAAGTTAAATAAAGCATTTTATTATTATAAGATCGGAGACAACAACACTGCTGGTTTTGAAAAGCTAAAAGCTGTGATGGATCATAAATTTGTTTATGACGATATAATCTCAATTTTAAAAAACAAAAATTTAGCTCTTGAAATGGTGCCTGATCTAGAATTTAGAAAGATAAAAAGCGTCTATATGCCAGCTATTTCGGCGAGACCAAATCTAAAAAATAGTAGCTATGTAAAGGCACTTGATCTTTTTTATGAAGATATCGATATCATCATAAACTCATCTGGTTTTTCAAAGCTTAGATTAAAACAAAGAATTTTGCTTAAAGTGCTAAAAAATATAAAATCGTACGAAAATGTATCAAAAATTTTAAAAATCTTTAATACAATAAATGGCTTTTTGTCAAATAAAAAAATGAAAGAATTTAAAGAGTAA
- the waaC gene encoding lipopolysaccharide heptosyltransferase I: protein MQNKNQLKIAIVKLSALGDIVHAAIVLQFIKKHYPNAHITWLVDARFASLLKDHPLIDELVVLPLKQSFKQSYKILKTLSKFDKVIDLQGLFKSAVVAKIIGKQTYGFSRESVKEKIAARLYKHKFKIDYNENIIVRNLSLVGYALNFSFEASEILEKVPCFEASKIYKNESGKKRVLIAAFASEESKIYNKFKDVIRLLEGCEIYLCYGSESEKVRAEAIISGTSAKLLEKLSIKEMISFIASCDLIIGNDSGLTHLAWAMNRPSITLFGNRPSHRNAYITDKNLVIDMGKQIDARSIDKNDFCIREIFPETIANFAKRLLNG, encoded by the coding sequence ATGCAAAACAAAAATCAACTAAAAATAGCCATCGTCAAACTCTCCGCTCTTGGGGACATCGTGCACGCAGCTATTGTGCTTCAGTTTATCAAAAAGCACTACCCAAATGCCCATATCACGTGGCTGGTTGATGCTCGTTTCGCAAGCCTTTTAAAAGATCATCCGCTTATCGACGAGCTAGTCGTTTTACCGCTTAAACAAAGCTTTAAACAAAGCTACAAGATACTAAAAACTCTTAGTAAATTTGACAAAGTGATCGATCTGCAAGGACTTTTTAAATCAGCTGTCGTCGCAAAAATAATAGGCAAGCAAACTTATGGCTTTAGTAGAGAAAGTGTCAAAGAAAAGATCGCAGCTAGGCTTTACAAGCATAAATTTAAGATCGACTACAATGAAAATATCATAGTTAGAAATTTAAGCCTTGTTGGATACGCTCTAAATTTTAGCTTTGAAGCAAGTGAAATTTTAGAAAAAGTACCTTGTTTTGAAGCAAGTAAAATTTATAAAAATGAAAGTGGTAAAAAGCGCGTTTTAATCGCTGCCTTTGCAAGCGAAGAGAGCAAAATTTATAACAAATTTAAAGACGTGATTAGGCTCCTTGAAGGGTGTGAAATTTACCTTTGTTACGGAAGTGAGAGCGAGAAAGTAAGGGCTGAGGCGATCATCTCAGGCACCTCAGCAAAGCTACTTGAAAAACTTAGCATAAAAGAGATGATAAGCTTCATTGCAAGCTGTGATCTGATAATCGGCAACGATAGTGGTCTAACACACCTTGCTTGGGCGATGAATAGGCCTTCTATCACACTTTTTGGCAACCGTCCAAGCCACAGAAATGCTTACATCACGGATAAAAATTTAGTTATAGATATGGGCAAGCAAATAGACGCCAGAAGTATCGATAAAAACGACTTTTGCATAAGAGAGATTTTCCCAGAAACGATTGCAAATTTTGCAAAAAGGCTACTAAATGGATAG
- a CDS encoding polysaccharide deacetylase family protein — protein sequence MNYPVCVLTMHHCNNNKNDFAIKPELFKKALLMALNEGYKFINYSQFKDITSGRAKASKKSILLTFDDGYFDNYKFAFPILKELNIPAVCFLITDKIKDFKRQDYDFAFKKHKEIDYDKDAEYFLNLDEIRQMQESGLFEFDSHTASHFSCKSNDETKLREEFSSSLAKIKELFPEKQEFGFCFPKGHFNELSLKVVREYYDFAFSVIDGGFCVGDDKFKIRRIDISNNAKSESDYIFRIKKKLFIYSTPVLGNLYSNFRNRGYK from the coding sequence ATGAACTACCCAGTTTGCGTGCTAACGATGCACCACTGTAATAACAATAAAAACGACTTTGCCATTAAGCCAGAGCTATTTAAAAAGGCGCTTTTGATGGCGTTAAATGAGGGCTATAAATTTATAAACTACAGCCAGTTTAAAGATATAACTAGTGGCCGAGCAAAAGCTTCAAAAAAGAGCATTTTACTAACTTTTGATGATGGATATTTTGATAATTATAAATTTGCATTTCCTATCTTGAAAGAGCTAAATATTCCAGCTGTTTGCTTTTTGATAACAGATAAGATCAAGGATTTTAAAAGACAAGATTACGACTTTGCATTTAAAAAACATAAAGAGATCGATTATGATAAAGACGCGGAGTATTTTTTAAATTTAGACGAGATTAGGCAGATGCAAGAGAGCGGGCTTTTTGAGTTTGATAGCCATACAGCGAGCCACTTTTCTTGTAAAAGCAATGATGAAACAAAGTTAAGAGAGGAATTTTCTAGCTCGCTGGCTAAGATAAAAGAGCTATTTCCCGAAAAACAAGAATTTGGCTTTTGCTTTCCCAAAGGGCACTTTAACGAGCTTTCACTAAAAGTTGTAAGAGAGTATTATGACTTTGCTTTTAGTGTGATAGATGGTGGATTTTGCGTAGGAGATGATAAATTTAAGATAAGACGCATAGACATATCAAACAATGCAAAAAGCGAGAGCGACTACATTTTTAGGATCAAAAAGAAGCTTTTTATCTATTCTACGCCGGTGCTAGGAAATTTATATTCAAATTTTAGAAATAGAGGCTATAAATAA
- a CDS encoding glycosyltransferase family 4 protein — protein MNILHTQTLFNWGGEQNKTLNEMRFMREMGHNVILFCNPNSQIESIAKEESFSVIAQEMNKKNFHKSVPALCEAISSNKIDIVITHGSTDSWVGAVAGLFYRSKGVKFYKERHNLFPIKGFLSKLMHKKLFDKILYISDSVKEYLLSIGVSEDRLVFMPSTVDVEKIDSTKSTFRDEFHVAKDELVIGTFTSLYRKKGVFDFASAAKEILKSKDATIVFSGNISDSTKEQIASMFDEKDRIIFTGFRNDAANVIKSFDIYVFASHSEGLGTVLLEAMSSKVPVVVYDNAPMNVLVKNKERGLCAKNLDEISLRECILELINEPEKAKIYSQNAFKFVDENFSHKALKEAIKNLLEQK, from the coding sequence ATGAATATTCTTCACACGCAGACACTTTTTAACTGGGGTGGCGAGCAAAATAAGACGCTAAATGAGATGCGTTTTATGCGCGAGATGGGTCATAATGTCATACTTTTTTGCAACCCAAACTCTCAGATAGAAAGCATTGCAAAAGAAGAAAGCTTTAGTGTTATAGCACAAGAGATGAATAAGAAAAATTTTCATAAAAGCGTGCCAGCACTTTGCGAAGCGATAAGCTCAAACAAGATAGATATCGTAATCACACATGGCTCGACTGATAGCTGGGTCGGCGCCGTTGCTGGACTATTTTACCGAAGCAAGGGCGTTAAATTTTACAAGGAAAGGCATAATCTTTTTCCTATAAAAGGCTTTCTTTCAAAACTCATGCACAAAAAGCTATTTGATAAAATTTTATACATCTCAGATAGCGTCAAAGAGTACTTGTTAAGCATCGGCGTTAGCGAAGATAGGCTAGTTTTTATGCCAAGCACGGTTGATGTTGAAAAGATTGATAGCACAAAAAGCACTTTTAGAGATGAGTTTCATGTCGCAAAAGATGAGCTAGTCATCGGTACTTTCACCTCTCTTTACCGCAAAAAAGGCGTCTTTGACTTTGCAAGTGCCGCAAAAGAAATTTTAAAGTCAAAGGATGCGACTATTGTATTTTCTGGCAACATTAGCGACAGCACAAAAGAGCAGATCGCCTCTATGTTTGACGAAAAAGACAGGATCATCTTCACTGGCTTTAGAAATGACGCGGCAAATGTTATAAAAAGTTTTGATATCTATGTCTTTGCTTCGCACTCTGAGGGGCTTGGTACAGTCCTACTTGAGGCAATGAGCTCAAAAGTACCAGTCGTAGTCTACGATAACGCACCAATGAATGTACTAGTTAAAAACAAAGAGCGTGGGCTTTGTGCTAAAAATTTAGATGAAATTTCGCTAAGAGAGTGCATTTTGGAGCTGATAAATGAGCCTGAAAAAGCCAAAATTTACTCACAAAACGCCTTTAAATTTGTGGATGAAAACTTTAGCCACAAGGCGCTAAAAGAGGCTATTAAAAATTTACTGGAGCAAAAATGA
- the rfaQ gene encoding putative lipopolysaccharide heptosyltransferase III, giving the protein MKILVIKFRNIGDVLLTTPLIENLHHYYPDATIDFALNKGTEAMIEGNPYINKIHIYDRQSANSGFLKKLITEIKFIKAIKKEKYDMAVQTTTGDRGIIISKYAKIKKIVGFLGKNQSINKLLNVKAKYYENFSHTIDHNLNALRALGFEPVSKKVSVFSDESVEHLNLPKYFVHMHLTSRWMFKCANDESMAELIDYCENELGVKVVLTSDNKENELEKLASVLKICKSEPINLGGKLNLKQTIAISKHSSLFIGVDTAIMHIAAANDVPVIAFFGPSNAFEWGPWDNSLMENGYTAQNGIQSMGKHIVYQKDWDFVPCDKEGIAKHGIEKTLMDFSDEMPKIKAKIKEILG; this is encoded by the coding sequence ATGAAAATACTTGTAATTAAATTTAGAAACATCGGCGACGTACTTTTGACTACGCCGCTCATTGAAAATTTACACCACTACTACCCAGACGCAACCATCGACTTTGCCCTAAATAAAGGCACAGAAGCGATGATAGAAGGAAATCCTTACATAAACAAAATCCACATTTACGATAGACAAAGTGCAAATTCTGGCTTTTTAAAAAAACTAATTACCGAGATAAAATTTATAAAAGCCATCAAAAAAGAAAAATACGATATGGCGGTGCAAACAACCACGGGAGACCGCGGCATCATCATCTCAAAATATGCAAAGATCAAAAAAATAGTAGGCTTTCTTGGCAAAAATCAATCAATAAATAAACTTCTAAACGTCAAAGCGAAATACTATGAAAATTTTTCACATACGATCGATCATAATCTAAACGCTTTAAGGGCTTTGGGGTTTGAACCAGTGAGCAAAAAGGTGAGTGTATTTTCAGACGAGAGCGTGGAGCATCTAAATTTACCAAAATACTTTGTACATATGCATCTTACAAGCCGCTGGATGTTTAAATGCGCAAATGATGAGAGCATGGCAGAGCTCATAGACTACTGCGAAAATGAGCTTGGCGTAAAGGTCGTGCTAACAAGTGATAATAAAGAAAATGAGCTAGAAAAGCTAGCAAGCGTACTAAAAATTTGTAAGAGCGAGCCTATAAATTTAGGTGGTAAGCTAAATTTGAAACAAACGATCGCCATATCAAAGCACTCAAGCCTTTTTATCGGTGTTGATACTGCTATAATGCACATCGCTGCGGCAAATGACGTGCCAGTCATAGCCTTTTTTGGTCCAAGCAATGCTTTTGAGTGGGGGCCTTGGGATAACTCACTTATGGAAAATGGCTACACAGCGCAAAATGGCATACAAAGCATGGGCAAGCATATCGTCTATCAAAAAGATTGGGACTTTGTGCCTTGCGATAAAGAGGGCATAGCAAAGCATGGCATAGAAAAGACATTGATGGATTTTAGCGACGAAATGCCAAAAATAAAAGCCAAAATAAAAGAAATTTTAGGATAG
- a CDS encoding glycosyltransferase family 4 protein, whose amino-acid sequence MINILELESSLGFGGQEHRTQRVINGLDKSKFKVFYGLNPGSKSFEKQIECEFVEFNLKKSFNIFEILKICKFVKQNNIKIISTHSGKDGTIGAIVGKICGVSVVRTRHLQLPITSPLPYNLSTKVVGVCDSVCEDLIKRGVKKEKVIKIYTGIDTQKYTPEFKINMKKEFGLNDDVVGVCIVAVLRAAKNHKLLIDAFSELNLEKSALFIVGDGPQNKNLHEYIKDKKNIFMLGNRTDVSDFLGSLDICVLPSEMEAIGGALLEASSCKLATIGSDVGGLGEAVSDGKSGFLFKNGDKEGLKKVLERLILDKNLRKQMGEFGREYVKEVFSIEKMIENTQNLYMELAK is encoded by the coding sequence ATGATAAATATACTTGAGCTTGAAAGCTCTCTTGGATTTGGTGGGCAAGAACACCGTACACAGCGTGTGATAAATGGGCTAGATAAGAGTAAATTTAAGGTTTTTTATGGGCTAAATCCTGGCTCAAAAAGCTTTGAGAAGCAAATAGAGTGTGAATTCGTTGAGTTTAATCTCAAAAAGTCTTTTAATATCTTTGAAATTTTAAAAATTTGCAAATTTGTAAAACAAAATAATATAAAAATCATCTCAACGCACTCAGGAAAGGACGGTACCATAGGCGCTATCGTAGGCAAAATTTGTGGTGTTAGTGTGGTTCGCACTAGGCATTTGCAGCTACCTATAACATCGCCTTTGCCTTATAATCTAAGTACAAAAGTAGTCGGCGTGTGTGACTCAGTATGCGAGGATCTTATAAAAAGAGGCGTGAAAAAGGAAAAAGTTATCAAAATTTATACAGGTATCGATACTCAAAAATATACGCCAGAATTTAAGATAAATATGAAAAAAGAATTTGGCTTAAATGACGACGTAGTTGGAGTTTGCATCGTTGCAGTGTTAAGAGCTGCTAAAAATCATAAGCTCTTAATCGATGCATTTAGCGAGTTAAATTTAGAAAAATCAGCCCTTTTTATCGTAGGTGATGGCCCACAAAATAAAAATTTACACGAATATATAAAAGATAAAAAAAATATCTTTATGCTCGGAAATAGAACCGATGTGAGCGATTTTTTGGGCTCTCTTGATATTTGTGTGTTGCCTTCAGAGATGGAGGCGATCGGTGGAGCGCTACTTGAAGCGTCTTCTTGCAAGTTAGCCACTATCGGAAGCGACGTGGGCGGTCTTGGTGAGGCAGTGAGTGATGGAAAGAGTGGATTTTTATTTAAAAATGGCGATAAAGAGGGACTAAAAAAAGTACTTGAAAGGCTCATCTTGGATAAAAATTTAAGAAAACAGATGGGTGAGTTTGGCAGAGAGTACGTAAAAGAGGTTTTTAGTATCGAAAAAATGATAGAAAACACACAAAATTTATATATGGAACTTGCAAAATGA